The Candidatus Ancaeobacter aquaticus genome window below encodes:
- a CDS encoding amidophosphoribosyltransferase, protein MSGVFGVVSKGDCSEILLYGTDYHSHLGTEFGGMAILGETFQRQIHNISYSQFKSKFYEDTKCMTGKKGIGVISDSNEQPMYINSKFGPFCIVTSGLIENSDELANKLMQQGHSFSEMSKSGVNVTELIAKIITVGSDIINGIEKVFEAIEGSCSMLLLHKDGIYAARDKRGYTPLIIGSREDAYAVTSETSAFTNIGFKTEKFLEPGEIVLISEDGLVQKKQGESINQVCTFLWIYAGFPASDYEGINTEVVRERCGKSLARRDKDIEVDVVAGIPDSGLAHAIGYAMESGKPYRRPLVKYTPGYGRSYTPPLQEKRDLIATMKLIPIKEIIDGNRIVICEDSIVRGTQLKNFTINKLKQCGAKEIHVRSACPPLLYPCKFCLSTRTIHELVARKAIRSIEGQDIADVSEYIDPTTEKHKKMVEWITEDIKATTIRYQTLEDMLDAVGLPEDKVCTYCWTGKCPSKNTCTTAPKQQKTTVK, encoded by the coding sequence ATGAGTGGTGTATTTGGTGTTGTATCAAAAGGTGATTGTTCAGAAATATTACTGTATGGGACAGATTATCATTCTCATTTAGGTACAGAATTTGGCGGTATGGCAATTTTAGGTGAGACGTTTCAAAGACAAATTCATAATATCAGCTATAGTCAGTTTAAATCAAAGTTTTATGAAGATACAAAATGTATGACCGGTAAAAAAGGTATCGGCGTTATTTCAGATAGTAATGAACAGCCGATGTATATTAATTCAAAGTTCGGTCCGTTTTGCATTGTGACAAGCGGATTGATCGAAAACAGTGATGAACTTGCAAACAAACTTATGCAGCAGGGACATTCGTTTAGCGAGATGAGTAAAAGCGGTGTTAATGTTACTGAGCTTATCGCAAAAATAATTACTGTTGGTAGTGACATAATTAATGGTATTGAAAAGGTGTTTGAAGCAATAGAGGGATCATGCTCAATGTTGCTTTTACATAAAGACGGTATATATGCTGCACGTGACAAAAGAGGGTATACACCGCTTATTATCGGTTCGAGAGAAGACGCCTACGCAGTGACATCTGAAACTAGCGCGTTTACAAATATAGGGTTTAAAACCGAAAAGTTTCTTGAGCCAGGTGAAATTGTGCTTATCAGTGAAGACGGTCTTGTGCAAAAGAAACAAGGTGAAAGCATTAATCAGGTCTGTACGTTCTTATGGATCTATGCCGGGTTTCCTGCTTCTGATTATGAAGGGATTAATACTGAGGTCGTTAGAGAACGATGCGGGAAAAGTCTTGCTCGTCGAGATAAAGATATTGAAGTAGATGTTGTTGCAGGGATACCTGACTCGGGACTCGCTCATGCAATAGGGTATGCAATGGAATCAGGTAAACCGTATCGCCGGCCGCTCGTAAAATATACGCCCGGGTATGGAAGAAGCTATACTCCGCCTCTACAGGAAAAACGTGATCTTATTGCAACAATGAAATTGATACCAATTAAAGAGATTATTGATGGTAACAGAATAGTAATATGTGAAGACTCTATTGTTCGTGGTACGCAACTCAAAAACTTTACGATAAATAAACTAAAGCAATGCGGTGCAAAAGAAATACATGTTCGTTCGGCATGTCCTCCTCTTTTGTATCCGTGTAAATTTTGTTTGTCGACACGTACGATACACGAGCTTGTTGCACGTAAAGCTATAAGAAGTATTGAAGGGCAGGATATAGCTGATGTGTCAGAATATATTGATCCGACAACTGAGAAACATAAGAAAATGGTCGAGTGGATAACAGAAGATATTAAGGCGACGACAATCAGGTATCAGACACTTGAAGATATGCTTGATGCTGTCGGGCTTCCTGAAGATAAGGTGTGTACCTATTGCTGGACAGGTAAATGTCCTTCAAAAAACACTTGTACAACCGCGCCAAAACAGCAGAAGACAACGGTGAAATAG